DNA from Streptomyces sp. Edi4:
CGGCACGGTCCGCCCGACGATCACGGTTCGTCGGCTCTCCCGAGCGGGTCCCTCGGCGGCGGCGCCCTTGCGTCCGATCGCCCGGCGCACCCCGTATCCGAAGGCGGCCACCTTCACCAGCGGGCCGCCGAAGGTGGAGGCGACGGTGGTGGAGAGCGCGGAGGCGTTGGAGGTGACCTCCTGGACGTCGGAGGCGATGGCGTCGACCCGGGCCAGCTGGGTCTGCGCGGAGCGCACCGCGGTGGAGGCGTCCGCGAGCAGGGGCACCGCCTGGTCGGTCACGTCCGCGACCAGTCTGGTCGTCGCCTTGAGCGTCTGGGCCAGCCTCACGAGAACGACCGCGAGGAAGGACACCAGGATCGCCCAGAAGACGGCCACCAGGATCCCGGCCACCTCACCACCGGACACTTGCACCGCTCCCCGCAACCCGTCGGAACTCGAAAACCTCGGAAAATCGAAAAATTCAGCCCCCTGAGCCTATCGCGCCGGGCATCGCTTCCCGAACCGCGTCACGGCCCGTCACAAGCGGAGTCGCGCAAGCCGATTGTACGCAGTGCATACCCTTGAGTACGCTGCGTGTTCCATGCGCTCCCATCTGCCCGCAGAGTTGAACCGTTTCGTCGGGCGAGACCGAGATCTGGCCCGCCTCGACCGCCTGCTCACCGAGGCGCGCATGGTCACCGTGACCGGCGTCGGCGGCGTCGGCAAGTCCCGGCTCGCGCTGCGGGCCGCGGCCACCACGGCCGAGCAGGAACGGTACTGCGACGGCGTGCGGCTGGTCGAACTGTCGTGTCTCAACGATCCCGCCCTGCTCGACCACGCGGTCGTCGAGGCCCTTGGCCTGACCGACCACACGGCGCGAACTCCCCGCCGGCTGCTCCTCGACCACCTCGGTGAGCGCGAACTCCTGCTGGTGGTCGACGGATTCGAGCAGGTGGTGGACGCCTGCGCCGAGCTCGTACGCGAACTCCTCAGGGGCTGCCCCGGACTTCGGGTGCTCGCCGCCGGCCGGCTGCCCCTGAGGATCGACGGCGAGCGGGTGTTCGCGCTGGCGCCGATGTCCGAGGAGGACGCGCTGCTGCTGTTCACCGAGCGCGCGGCCGCGGCCCATGCCGGGGAGCGGCCGGCCGAGGGGCAGCAGGCCGCGGCCGCCGAGCTGTGCCGGCGCCTCGACGGGATCCCGCTGGCCCTGGAGCTTGCGGCCGGGCGGCTCGGCACGCTCTCGGTGGAGCAACTGCTCAAGCGCCTGGACGACCGGTTCCGGCTGCTTACCGGCGGTGGCCGGGGCGCGCTGCCCCGCCACCAGACCCTGCGCACGACCATCGGCTGGAGCCACGAGCTGTGCACGGCGGGCCAGCGACTCCTGTGGGCGCGGCTGTCGGTGTTCGCCGGGACCTTCGACCTGGAGGCCGTGGAGTACATCTGTGTGGGCTCGGGTCTGCCCCAGGAGGAGGTCATGGACGTCCTCGGGGCGCTGCTCGAGCAGTCGCTCGTGGTGCGCGAGGACGGCCCGGGCGGCGTCCGCTACCGGCTTCTGGACACGGTGCGGGAGTACGGCGCGGAGTGGCTGGCCGAGACGGGCGACGCGGAGCGGCTGCGCCGGCGCCACCGCGACTGGTTCCTCGGGCTCGCCACCTGGTGCGAGCTGGACTGGTTCAGCCCGCGCCAGGCCGAGGTCGCGACGCGGATCGAGGGCGAACTGCCCAATCTGCGGGCCGCGATGGAGTTCTCGCTCGCCTCGCGCGAGGACGCGCACCTGGCCCAGTACCTGGCGGGCACGCTCTGGTTCTGCTGGGTGGGCTGCGGGCGCCTCGCCGAGGGGCGGCACTGGCTGGCCCAGGTTCTCGACGCCTCGGCCGAGCACGGCAGTTCACGCCTGAAGGCGCTGTGGGTCCTTGGCTATGTGGCCGTGCTCCAGGGGGACGCGGTGGCGGCGATCGCCGCGCTCCAGGAGTGCCGCGAGGAGGCCGAACTGCGCGGCGACCGGGTCGCGGCGGCGTACGCCGTGCACCGCTCGGGATGTCTGGCCCTGGTCACCGACGACATGCCGCGCGCCGAGGAACTGCTGGCGGCCGCGCTCGCCGGATACGAGGAGGTCGGCGAGCTCAACAGCAATGTGCTGATGGGGCAGGTGGAGCTGGCGATGGCGGTGGGTTTCCGCGGCCGTCTCGACGAGGCCGTGGCGATGTGCGAACGCACGGTGGCGATCTGCGACGACCACGGCGAGCGCTGGGCCCGCGCCTACGCGCTGTACGTCCTGGCGTACGCGGCCTGGTGCGGCGGCGACGGCGACCGCGCCCGGGCGCTGCTGCGCGAGACGCTCGCCGTCCACCACGCCTTCCACGACCTGGTGGGCACGGTGCTCACCCTGGAGATGCTGGCGCTGGTGGCGGTGGACGCCGGGGATCCGGTGGAGGCGGCCGTGCTCCAGGGGGCCGCCGAGCGGATCTGGCCCTCGGTGGGGCTGCCCCTGTTCGGTTCGGCGTACTTCTACGCCGCGCACGTCCGCTGCGAGGAGCGGACCCGGGAGCTGCTGGGCGACGCGCGATATGAGGAGCACCGCCGCCGGGGCGCCCGGATCGACGCGGACGCGGCCGTCGAGCGGGCGCTGGG
Protein-coding regions in this window:
- a CDS encoding AAA family ATPase, whose product is MRSHLPAELNRFVGRDRDLARLDRLLTEARMVTVTGVGGVGKSRLALRAAATTAEQERYCDGVRLVELSCLNDPALLDHAVVEALGLTDHTARTPRRLLLDHLGERELLLVVDGFEQVVDACAELVRELLRGCPGLRVLAAGRLPLRIDGERVFALAPMSEEDALLLFTERAAAAHAGERPAEGQQAAAAELCRRLDGIPLALELAAGRLGTLSVEQLLKRLDDRFRLLTGGGRGALPRHQTLRTTIGWSHELCTAGQRLLWARLSVFAGTFDLEAVEYICVGSGLPQEEVMDVLGALLEQSLVVREDGPGGVRYRLLDTVREYGAEWLAETGDAERLRRRHRDWFLGLATWCELDWFSPRQAEVATRIEGELPNLRAAMEFSLASREDAHLAQYLAGTLWFCWVGCGRLAEGRHWLAQVLDASAEHGSSRLKALWVLGYVAVLQGDAVAAIAALQECREEAELRGDRVAAAYAVHRSGCLALVTDDMPRAEELLAAALAGYEEVGELNSNVLMGQVELAMAVGFRGRLDEAVAMCERTVAICDDHGERWARAYALYVLAYAAWCGGDGDRARALLRETLAVHHAFHDLVGTVLTLEMLALVAVDAGDPVEAAVLQGAAERIWPSVGLPLFGSAYFYAAHVRCEERTRELLGDARYEEHRRRGARIDADAAVERALGRGQGTGGVRELAPAREARAARAGQAGDDQPREEHDPRGTHEGPGHERSGHTESGQAGSGQAEARRLPLRAERGDGGLKR
- a CDS encoding DUF948 domain-containing protein, with translation MSGGEVAGILVAVFWAILVSFLAVVLVRLAQTLKATTRLVADVTDQAVPLLADASTAVRSAQTQLARVDAIASDVQEVTSNASALSTTVASTFGGPLVKVAAFGYGVRRAIGRKGAAAEGPARESRRTVIVGRTVPSARRSKRKG